Proteins encoded in a region of the uncultured Paludibaculum sp. genome:
- a CDS encoding chloride channel protein encodes MSSGAEELGDFTASKRLIPISALAVVIGLVSSFVALLLLKLIGLATNIFYFQRWSTALVSPAGHHLGLWSVLVPVAGALLIGLMARYGSERIRGHGIPEAIESILLNGSRVQPRLAVLKPLSSAISIGSGGPFGAEGPIIMTGGAFGSMIAQLFHLSSAERKTLLVAGAAAGMSATFAAPLSAVLLAVELLLFEWKPRSMIPVALASATAGAARRYLMGLGPLFHTPAHPVFIGPAGLAGCVVAGLLAGLLSAALTRAVYAAEDAFQKLPIHWMWWPAIGGLVVGLGGLIFPQALGVGYETIAALVQGDVPKATIIGILVVKSIIWAVSLGSGTSGGVLAPLLMMGGALGGVEAMFLPAVGAGFWPLVSMGAILGGTMRSPFTGIVFALELTHDFSALLPLLVANVIAYAVTVLMMKRSILTEKVSRRGFHLSREYEVDPLEIQFVREVMRTNLVAFPEGETLAQIAGWFRPDHSPRGQHLFPVVDEQKRLQGVITRKDVRLWLADSDAKGAQTAGMLARRDPVIAYADEPLRVAVYRMAESGFTRMAVVDRANGGRLVGMISLEDLLRARSRNLTEERHRERVLRIRLPFGSRTEAAKQAR; translated from the coding sequence ATGAGCAGCGGCGCGGAAGAACTGGGCGACTTCACGGCATCCAAGAGGCTGATACCCATCTCGGCGTTGGCCGTAGTCATCGGGTTGGTGAGTTCTTTCGTGGCGCTCCTGCTGCTGAAACTCATCGGTCTGGCAACAAACATCTTCTACTTTCAACGGTGGAGCACGGCCCTGGTATCGCCGGCCGGCCATCACCTCGGACTCTGGTCCGTGCTGGTGCCCGTGGCCGGCGCGCTCCTGATCGGCCTGATGGCGCGCTATGGGTCCGAGCGGATTCGCGGGCACGGCATCCCGGAAGCGATCGAGTCGATCCTTCTGAACGGCAGTCGTGTGCAACCCCGACTGGCGGTGCTGAAACCACTGTCGTCGGCCATCTCCATCGGCTCGGGTGGGCCCTTTGGTGCGGAAGGCCCCATCATCATGACGGGCGGAGCCTTTGGGTCGATGATCGCGCAGCTCTTCCATCTGAGCAGCGCGGAACGGAAAACGCTGCTGGTGGCGGGCGCCGCGGCTGGCATGTCGGCAACGTTCGCTGCCCCGCTTTCCGCCGTGCTGCTGGCCGTCGAGTTGCTGCTGTTCGAATGGAAGCCTCGCAGCATGATTCCCGTGGCCCTCGCCAGCGCAACAGCCGGAGCGGCCCGGCGATACCTGATGGGCCTGGGCCCGTTGTTTCACACGCCGGCACATCCCGTGTTCATCGGTCCCGCCGGATTAGCGGGATGCGTGGTGGCCGGGCTTCTCGCGGGATTGCTCTCCGCGGCTTTGACCAGGGCCGTCTATGCGGCCGAAGACGCCTTCCAGAAGCTGCCGATTCACTGGATGTGGTGGCCCGCCATTGGCGGCCTGGTCGTCGGCCTGGGCGGGCTGATATTCCCGCAGGCACTGGGCGTAGGCTACGAGACAATCGCCGCGCTCGTGCAAGGCGATGTACCCAAGGCCACCATCATCGGGATCCTCGTGGTGAAGTCCATCATCTGGGCCGTGTCGTTGGGGTCGGGCACATCCGGCGGTGTCTTGGCGCCTCTTCTCATGATGGGCGGCGCGCTGGGTGGTGTGGAAGCCATGTTTCTGCCGGCCGTGGGCGCGGGCTTCTGGCCGCTGGTGAGCATGGGCGCGATTCTAGGTGGAACCATGAGGTCGCCGTTCACCGGCATCGTCTTCGCCTTGGAATTGACGCACGATTTCAGTGCCCTGCTGCCTCTACTGGTGGCCAATGTCATCGCCTACGCCGTCACTGTCCTGATGATGAAGCGGTCGATCCTGACAGAGAAGGTGAGCCGGCGCGGGTTCCATCTGAGCCGCGAGTACGAAGTCGATCCACTGGAGATCCAGTTTGTCCGCGAGGTGATGCGAACGAACCTCGTGGCCTTCCCCGAGGGCGAGACGCTGGCACAGATCGCGGGCTGGTTCCGGCCGGATCACTCACCCCGCGGGCAGCATCTCTTCCCCGTGGTGGATGAACAGAAGCGGTTGCAGGGTGTGATCACGCGGAAGGACGTGCGGCTATGGTTGGCGGACAGCGATGCCAAAGGGGCACAGACAGCGGGCATGCTGGCACGACGGGATCCGGTGATCGCCTATGCGGATGAACCGCTACGCGTGGCGGTGTACCGGATGGCGGAGAGCGGGTTCACGCGCATGGCAGTGGTGGACCGGGCCAACGGCGGGCGGCTGGTGGGCATGATCTCTCTGGAAGACCTGCTGCGGGCGCGCTCCAGAAATCTCACGGAAGAGCGCCACAGGGAACGCGTGCTGAGGATCCGGCTACCGTTTGGAAGCCGGACAGAGGCGGCGAAGCAGGCTCGCTAA
- a CDS encoding MarR family transcriptional regulator, with protein MLNTTGKPLSKAEYQELADFRYQIRRFLQFSEAVAKAEGLEPQHHQAMLALKGLPHGLEPTIGAVAERLFLRHQSAVGLVDRMERSGLVKRVAAKADGRQVLVMLTSHGEALLERLSLTHREELDETAPQLAKALRAIIRRSAQGGLA; from the coding sequence ATGCTGAACACAACAGGCAAGCCTCTCTCCAAGGCGGAGTATCAGGAGCTGGCTGATTTCCGGTACCAGATTCGACGCTTCCTGCAGTTCAGCGAAGCCGTGGCTAAGGCGGAAGGGCTGGAGCCGCAGCACCATCAGGCGATGTTGGCCCTGAAGGGACTGCCCCACGGCCTGGAGCCCACGATAGGAGCCGTGGCCGAGCGCCTGTTCCTGCGGCACCAGAGCGCTGTGGGCCTGGTGGACCGCATGGAGCGCAGTGGCTTGGTGAAGCGTGTGGCGGCCAAAGCCGATGGGCGGCAGGTGCTCGTAATGCTGACCAGCCACGGAGAGGCGCTGTTGGAACGGCTCTCGCTGACACATCGGGAGGAACTGGACGAGACGGCCCCTCAACTCGCCAAGGCCCTGCGTGCCATCATCCGGCGCTCTGCTCAGGGCGGGCTGGCATGA